TAGGTTTTCATTCGGCACAAGAGATTTTGAATAATGGCGGAACAGAACTAATGCAAAAGATTAAAGAATCTTTGAAAAAATAATGGCGAAATCAATTCAGATATTATCCACTAAAATATTATCTCCTCTTTATAAACAAGAGCTGACAAAAGCTGGCATCGAAGTAATCGAAGCCGATTTCATTAAAACCGAAAACAAACCTTTCGAACTGAAAGACCTCAACGAAAGTTTGATTTTTACAAGTCAGAATGCAGTTCACAGCGTTTTGTCAAATCCAAAATCAGAAGAATTAAAAACCAAAAACGTGTATTGCGTTGGTCTAAAAACCAAAACGCTATTAAGCGATCATGGCTTTAATGTTGTGGCTTACACAGGCTATGCTTCTGATTTAGCAGAAATTATCACTTTGATCTACAACAGTGAAAGTTTCACTTTTTTTAGTGGAAATTTAAGAAGAGATACTTTACCAGAAGCTTTAAAAGAAGCTGGAATTAAATTCAACGAAATCCAGGTTTACGATACTTCATTACAGCCTCAGAAAATAAAGGCAAATCCAGAAGCTATTTTGTTTTTTAGTCCGTCGGGAGTACAAAGTTACCTTAAGGACAATACCATTAATAAACAGCTTTGTTTCTGTATCGGCGAAACCACTGCAGAAGCTTTGCATAAAATCACAAAAAACATCATCATTGCAGATCAGCCCACAATTGAAGATGTCATCGAGGATGTTTTACAAGAATATAAATAATGTTTACCACATCCTGCAAGGTTTTGAAAGCCTTGTAGGTCTAAATATAAATCAACAACAATACCTACAAGGCTTTCAAAACCTTGCAGGAAAAACAAATACGAGATGTTAAAAAACGACCTATTTTTAAAAGCATTAAAAGGAGAAACAGTACAGCGTCCGCCAGTATGGATGATGCGTCAGGCAGGAAGATATTTACCAGAGTTTAGAGAACTTCGTGATAAATATGATTTTTTCACACGTTGCGAAACTCCTGAATTAGCTGCTGAAATCACAGTTCAACCTATCAGAAGAATTGCTCCAGATGCTGCAATTTTATTCTCGGATATTCTGGTTGTGCCTCGCGCAATGGGAATTCACGTAGAATTGAAAGATAATTTAGGCCCTATTATTCCAAATCCGATTCGTTCTTTAGCTGATGTTCACAAAGTTTATGTTCCAGATGTAAACGAAACTTTAGGCTACGTTTTTGACGCTGTAAAATTGACTAAAGAAATGCTGAATGATGAAGTGCCATTAATTGGTTTCGCAGGTTCGCCTTGGACAATCTTCTGTTATGCAGTTGAAGGAAAAGGTTCCAAAAGTTTTGATACTGCAAAAGGATTCTGTTTTTCTAATCCAGCTGCAGCACATACATTATTGCAAAAAATTACCGATACGACTATTTTATATTTAAAAGAAAAAGTAAAATCGGGTGTAAATGCCATACAGATTTTTGATTCCTGGGGAGGAATGCTTTCTCCTGTTGACTATCAGGAATTTTCATGGAAATACATCAACCAGATTGTTGATGCTTTAGCAGATATTACGCCAGTTATTGTTTTCGGAAAAGGATGCTGGTTTGCGCTTGGCGAAATGGGTAAAAGTAAAGCTTCTGCATTAGGAGTGGACTGGACTTGTTCGGCTAGAAATGCTCGTTATTTATCTGGTGGAAACATTACGTTACAAGGAAATTTCGATCCGTCAAGATTACTTTCTCCAATTCCAACTATCAAAAAGATGGTTCACGAAATGATTGACGAATTCGGAAAAGATAAATATATCGTAAATTTAGGTCACGGAATTTTACCAAATATTCCTGTAGATCACGCCAAAGCGTTTATTGACGCAGTGAAGGAATACGGGAATTAGTATTTCAGTGTTCAGTCTCATTTGATTTCCTGCAAGGTTTCCAAAACCTTGTAGGTATAAAAGTTCTTTTTTATATTTACAGTAAAAACTTACTTTTTAGTAAATAAAAAATGAAATTGGAAACACTTGATAAGGATTGTTATTATCATATTTATAATAGAGGAATTAATGGAATAACTATTTTTGAAAATGACGCTAACAAACTTTATTTCTTAAAACAATTATCTAAATATACAGAACATAAAATTTCAGTTTTTGCATATTGCTTGATGAATAATCACTTTCATTTAGTTATTCGTCTAAATGTAGAAGAAAAAGAGGTTACACAAGCATTTTCAAACTTATTTAATTCTTACGCTAAAGCATTTAATAAACAAACCAATAGAACAGGAAGTTTATTCGAAAAGCATTTTAAGAGAATACGGTTAAAAGATGAAAATTATTTAAGGCGACTGATTCTTTATGTTCATTTAAATCCGAAACATCATTTCGATTTAGATTTTAAAGATTTCAAATTTTCATCCTATCAAGCTTTCTTCTCTAAGAGAGAAACAAAAATTGAACGTGATGAAATTATAGAATTATTTGGAGGAACAGATAATTTTCTTTTTTGTCATAATCAGAAAAATGATCTTTTAAACGAAACTTATACATTTGAATGATTATTGTTTTCCGTTCTTCCTGCAAGGTTTCCAAAACCTTGTAGGTTTCTTAAATATTGATTTTTAAATATAATAATATCCAATTAATACCTACAAGGTTTTGGAAACCTTGCAGGAAGAAAAAAATATGCTAGCAAATCTAAACCTCAACAGAAACTCTCCCTTTTCATTTATTGAATATGGATTTCAGGCTTATTACGCCTATGTGTTTCTAATGGTTTGGATGCATCCGGAATTACATCCAGTAAGCCTTATAAACGATTTAGCCATTTTAATGGCTTTTGAATTTATAATGGTGCATTCGGGAGTCTTTATGGCAGTTATGCCTAGAAAATGGTCTCTTTTTGTGTTTTTTCCGCTGTATGGTTTGTTTGCTTATTCTTTTAATGAATCGGTCGTTAACACCAATATTTTATATATTTATCTGTTGACCGTTTTAAATAGAATGCGTTTTGCTTTTTCAAATGTTTCTCCGGAAGTCAGAATATATCAAATGGGAAAATCTGCGGCGAAAGCAGTTTTCTACTTTTTCTTAATTCTAGCGGTTTGCATTGGAAATAATATAGTGCCTCATTTTGGATTGACACCAGAGTTTTTAGAAAAATCACATTATTTCCAAACAGTAAAATCAAGCGGATTGTTTATAGAAAAACCCTATGTGCCGATCTGTATGGGTTTTATATATTATTCGTTGCCGGTTTTATATTTTGTTTATCGTGTGATCAAAAACTTAGGCAAAAGAAGCGAAACTTCTTTTACAAAAAAGCCCATAATGACATTTCAAAAAACAACTATAAGCAACAAAAAATTCTAAAACATTATGCTTAATAAAGGTTTACGAGACGAAGAAAAAATAAGAATTGATAATGTCCTCAAGACGTTACGAACTCTTATTTATGTACCTTATCCTTTGAGCCAATTACAGAAATCAGATATTGAAAACCAGCTAAAAGAGTTTGGTCTTACCATAACTACTTTAATTGACTATTCTAACGAAGAATTAATCACGTTGCTAACTCGTCTTCATTTTGACTGGGAACAATTAGAACAATTCGGCGATGTATTGATCGAATTTTCAAAAGAAGAAAACTATCATTTTGAAGAGAAAGCTTTGGCCATTTATCAATACATTCAAGAAGAAAGCAAGGTTTTTTCTTTTGGAATCAATACTAAAATCTCTTCCTTAAAAAGTAAATTACAATGAGTTTTACAGATTGGAAAACAGACCGAATTGAAAATATTCTTCCTGAAGAGTTTTATAAACTAATTGATAAAAATAGAAATCATATCGGAAAAACTTTTCCTGTAACTCTTGCTAATTCTGATTCACAAGAAAATGCCGAAAATTTTATAGCCGTTAGTAAAGACAAAGAAAGAAACAGCGAAGGATATTATTTTTACGCAAGAGAAAGCACAACGAATAATCTAATTGGTTATTTATGTGTAAAAACAATAGATTATCGCATTTCTAAATGCGAACTAGGTTATTTTATTGACGAAGATTACCAAGGAAAAGGAATCACATCCAAAATGGTTTCTGATGCACTTGAGTTTTGTTTTAACGAATTGTTGATGAATAAAGTTTTCATTTGTACCTCAGAAGTCAATTTAGCAAGTCAGAGAATTGCATTAAAACACCATTTTAAACAAGAAGGAATTTTAAGAGACGAATTTAGAAACGGCGATGGCGAATTGCAAAACTCCGTTTACTTTGGACTTCTCAAATCAGAATATATTAAATCATGAAAGACCAATTTTACGCATACATACAAAATTTACAAGACCAGATCTGTGCAGGATTAGAAGCTGTTGACGGAACCACAAAATTCCGTGAAGACTTATGGAAACGTCCCGAAGGCGGAGGCGGAAGAACGCGTGTTATTGAAAACGGAGCTGTTTTCGAAAAAGGCGGTGTAAACATTTCTGCCGTTCACGGAAAACTGCCGGATACCATGCAAAAAATGTTTGGCGTTGGCGAAGCCGATTTCTTTGCCTGCGGATTAAGTCTGGTTTTACATCCCAAAAATCCAATGGTTCCAACCGTTCACGCGAATTGGCGATATTTTGAAATGTATGACGAAACAGGAAAAGTAATCAATCAATGGTTTGGTGGCGGACAGGATTTAACGCCTTATTATTTGTTTGAAGAAGATGCAAAGCACTTTCATCAAACGTGTAAAACCGCTTGCGATAAACACAATCCGGAGTTTTATCCAAAATATAAAAAACAATGCGATTCGTATTTCTGGAACGCACACCGAAATGAAGCCCGTGGACTTGGCGGTTTATTCTTTGATTATTGCAAAGCAAATGAACAAATGTCAATGGAAAACTGGTATGATTTTGTAACCGAAGTAGGTAACAGTTTCCTTGAAGCTTACGTTCCGATTGTGGAAAGAAGAAAAAATTTAGAATATTCTTCAGAACAAAGAACTTGGCAAGAAATCCGTCGTGGCCGTTATGTTGAATTTAATCTGGTTCATGATAAAGGAACTTTATTCGGTTTAAAAACCAACGGAAGAATCGAGAGTATTTTAATGAGTTTGCCTCCACATGTGCAATGGGTGTATGACCATCATCCTGAAGCAGGAAGTGAGGAAGAAAAATTGATTAATGTATTAGCGAATCCGATTGATTGGGTTTAATTTTATTCCACTAAAAAATTTATTTAACACATAGAAACATAGATTTATTGACCTATCTTAGAGGTGTTTTTTAGAAAATTGCATTTTATCACATAACACAATGTGATTTATTTTGAATGAAATGTCTTTTTTAAAACAATCCAAAAACTATGTTTCTATGTGTTTAAAAATCATTTACACAACATTCTTTACCAGCATTTTTGGATGTTTCGCCCAAAACGATTCCCTGCGAAATCCTTATTTTAAATCTTACAACGATAAAATCACGGCTAGTGTTTATTATTTAGACACTTCCAATAGTTTTCAGATTGCTTCAGATAATCCGGAAACCAAAATGTATGTCAATCTTATTCCCAATCGACGAGAGCAGATTGGTTTTAACTTAAACTACAAAATCATTGATGTCGGTTTTGGCTTTGCGCCGAAATTTCTGAGTCAGAATAAAGGCGATTCACATTCCAAACATTTTAATTTCAATACCCGTTTTTATTTAAAAAAATGGATGCAGTCCTTTACCTATATCAACCAAAAAGGGTTTTATATTAAAGATGACAACATTACAGCGCAATTACCTAGTATGAGGACTATGAAAATTGGCGGATCGACAGCTTATGTTTTCAATGATAAATTTTCGTTTAAAACCTTGGTAAGTCAAAACGAATGGCAGACCAAAAGTTCCGGAAGTTTCATTCCAACCTTCTCTTTTTATTACACCAATTTAGATTTAAATACGCCCGATTCATCGCCAGGAGATATTTATGTTTTTACGCTCGCTCCTTCCTACTTCTACAATTTTGTGATTAGCGATCGGGTTTTAATTGGCGCCGGACTCGCTTTAGGCGCTGGGCTGAATTTGATTGATAAAGATAGCTCAGCTTTATATCAGGCCGATTTCAATTTAAAATTAGCCTACAATAAAGACCGTTTCTTTGCTTTTGCAACTCTAAACACAATCAGCTTTGCTCAGGACGATAAAATTGATCCGAGATTAAATGATAATATTGTGACTTTAAAACTTTCTGCAGGCTATCGATTTGATCCTCCCAAAAAAGTAAAAGAGGCTTATGATAAAGTGAATGAGAAAATTGGTCTTTAAAAAACCTACTTATTCATAATCAACAAGTTGTGAAAATTGCTTAAATTACATGGATTTACAAAACTTAAATTCATTATTATGGCAAATGTGAACCAGGAACAATTAAATCGGATGCATTTTGGAAAAGGATTTATCGCTGCATTAGATCAAAGCGGCGGAAGTACACCAAAAGCATTATCGCAATATGGCGTTCAAGAAAACAGCTATTCTAACGACGAAGAAATGTACACTCTTGTACATGAAATGAGAACCAGAATTATTAAAAGTCCCGCTTTTGACAGTGATTATATTCTAGGCGCTATTTTGTTTGAAAACACCATGGATCGTAAAATTGATGGTCTATGGACTGCCGATTATTTATGGGAAAAGAAAAATATTGTTCCTTTCCTGAAAGTAGACAAAGGACTAGCTGATTTGGCCAGCGGTGTTCAATTGATGAAACTCATTCCGAATCTGGATGAATTGCTAACCAGAGCTGTAGAACGAAATGTCTTTGGAACCAAAATGCGTTCTGTAATCAAAGAAGCAAATCCCGACGGAATTCGTGATATAGTAGAACAGCAATTCAGAGTTGGTTTACAGATTTTCAACAAAGGATTAATTCCTATTATCGAACCTGAAGTTGACATTTACAGTCCTGACAAAGAAAAATCAGAACAGATTTTAAAAGATGAAATCCTAAAACAATTGAATTCTCTGGACAAAGAAGTAAGAGTAATGCTGAAATTATCTATCCCGACAGTAAATAATTTCTATGGCGAATTGATAACAGATCCGCATGTGGTTCGT
This portion of the Flavobacterium panacagri genome encodes:
- a CDS encoding uroporphyrinogen-III synthase — protein: MAKSIQILSTKILSPLYKQELTKAGIEVIEADFIKTENKPFELKDLNESLIFTSQNAVHSVLSNPKSEELKTKNVYCVGLKTKTLLSDHGFNVVAYTGYASDLAEIITLIYNSESFTFFSGNLRRDTLPEALKEAGIKFNEIQVYDTSLQPQKIKANPEAILFFSPSGVQSYLKDNTINKQLCFCIGETTAEALHKITKNIIIADQPTIEDVIEDVLQEYK
- the hemE gene encoding uroporphyrinogen decarboxylase, translating into MLKNDLFLKALKGETVQRPPVWMMRQAGRYLPEFRELRDKYDFFTRCETPELAAEITVQPIRRIAPDAAILFSDILVVPRAMGIHVELKDNLGPIIPNPIRSLADVHKVYVPDVNETLGYVFDAVKLTKEMLNDEVPLIGFAGSPWTIFCYAVEGKGSKSFDTAKGFCFSNPAAAHTLLQKITDTTILYLKEKVKSGVNAIQIFDSWGGMLSPVDYQEFSWKYINQIVDALADITPVIVFGKGCWFALGEMGKSKASALGVDWTCSARNARYLSGGNITLQGNFDPSRLLSPIPTIKKMVHEMIDEFGKDKYIVNLGHGILPNIPVDHAKAFIDAVKEYGN
- a CDS encoding transposase, with product MKLETLDKDCYYHIYNRGINGITIFENDANKLYFLKQLSKYTEHKISVFAYCLMNNHFHLVIRLNVEEKEVTQAFSNLFNSYAKAFNKQTNRTGSLFEKHFKRIRLKDENYLRRLILYVHLNPKHHFDLDFKDFKFSSYQAFFSKRETKIERDEIIELFGGTDNFLFCHNQKNDLLNETYTFE
- a CDS encoding GNAT family N-acetyltransferase; amino-acid sequence: MSFTDWKTDRIENILPEEFYKLIDKNRNHIGKTFPVTLANSDSQENAENFIAVSKDKERNSEGYYFYARESTTNNLIGYLCVKTIDYRISKCELGYFIDEDYQGKGITSKMVSDALEFCFNELLMNKVFICTSEVNLASQRIALKHHFKQEGILRDEFRNGDGELQNSVYFGLLKSEYIKS
- the hemF gene encoding oxygen-dependent coproporphyrinogen oxidase, encoding MKDQFYAYIQNLQDQICAGLEAVDGTTKFREDLWKRPEGGGGRTRVIENGAVFEKGGVNISAVHGKLPDTMQKMFGVGEADFFACGLSLVLHPKNPMVPTVHANWRYFEMYDETGKVINQWFGGGQDLTPYYLFEEDAKHFHQTCKTACDKHNPEFYPKYKKQCDSYFWNAHRNEARGLGGLFFDYCKANEQMSMENWYDFVTEVGNSFLEAYVPIVERRKNLEYSSEQRTWQEIRRGRYVEFNLVHDKGTLFGLKTNGRIESILMSLPPHVQWVYDHHPEAGSEEEKLINVLANPIDWV
- a CDS encoding DUF4421 family protein, giving the protein MCLKIIYTTFFTSIFGCFAQNDSLRNPYFKSYNDKITASVYYLDTSNSFQIASDNPETKMYVNLIPNRREQIGFNLNYKIIDVGFGFAPKFLSQNKGDSHSKHFNFNTRFYLKKWMQSFTYINQKGFYIKDDNITAQLPSMRTMKIGGSTAYVFNDKFSFKTLVSQNEWQTKSSGSFIPTFSFYYTNLDLNTPDSSPGDIYVFTLAPSYFYNFVISDRVLIGAGLALGAGLNLIDKDSSALYQADFNLKLAYNKDRFFAFATLNTISFAQDDKIDPRLNDNIVTLKLSAGYRFDPPKKVKEAYDKVNEKIGL
- a CDS encoding fructose bisphosphate aldolase, which gives rise to MNQEQLNRMHFGKGFIAALDQSGGSTPKALSQYGVQENSYSNDEEMYTLVHEMRTRIIKSPAFDSDYILGAILFENTMDRKIDGLWTADYLWEKKNIVPFLKVDKGLADLASGVQLMKLIPNLDELLTRAVERNVFGTKMRSVIKEANPDGIRDIVEQQFRVGLQIFNKGLIPIIEPEVDIYSPDKEKSEQILKDEILKQLNSLDKEVRVMLKLSIPTVNNFYGELITDPHVVRVVALSGGYSREEANTKLAQNHGLIASFSRALSEGLSAGQSDADFNAVLGDTIKTIYNASIT